The Leptospira ellinghausenii genome contains the following window.
CAGTTTCCAGAAAGATTATTACGGATACATTTCCCCCAATTTTACTTTTAATCATGGTAGCCAATTTGGTTATTCTTTTTCACTTCCCATCAATGTTCTCGCAGTTGATAAAGAACCTCTTCAATTAGAGAGTAAAGCTGGTAAAATCCGTGAAATGGATTACAATAGTCGTAACGATTATGCAAGAGTTCTCAATTATATTTCGTATGGAACGTATAACCAACAAGTTCCAGGAAAGGTAACTTATTCAGCTTATACTGGTAAGATGGTAGATGGTTACATTGGGCATGGAACGATTGTTAACAAATACCAAAGTTCTTCTCGTTTTGATTCCTATAACCCTGGTGTAATGGCCGATTTGAATACCGATTATGGTGGAGTACAATACTTTGCCAATTCCGTTGTAAACTTTGAAGTGAATGCCGCAAGGGTTTATATCAAACCACTTGCGATTGGAAGATCATTATACTCTTTATTTGATAAATCAGCAGATCTTGTTTACTTAATGGACTTAAGAGGAAACGTTCTCGATGAATCGGGACGACTCAGTGTAGAAGAAGAAGCTGGTGCTGAAGAAATTCAAAAGAAAAAAGCAGAAGAACTTCGCAAAAAAGAAATCCGTCCTGTTAGTAAAGATTCTCGTATGGAACTTGTCGACAATGACCCTTGGTACAATCGTTTGACTATCGGTTATACACAAGCTTGGGATAGGCAAGCACCTGTTCAAATGGCTTACAACACAAATGGTTCTCCTGTAACTGAGAAAAAATTAGACAACCCAAAAACTACTGAAGTTACGAGAGCTTCCATCGAAGGAATGGATATTGAATATAGACTTTTAAATCTTCCATTCGTTGAATTTACACCTTATGTAGATTTTAATAAAATCAAAGGATTGGATGGTGCACAAGGTGCCCACTATGGTTCTATCTTTCGATTGGGGACAAAGGATCTAAATGTCATTTTGAAACCTGAGTTTCGCCAAATGACTGCCAATTATGCTCCCATGTATTTTGATAGTTTTTATGAAGTGGAACGATTTCAAAAATTTCCAGTTTCTGCTCCTATCCGTCCTAAATATGATTATTTAGAAAACCAATCCAATGCAAAGGTGACTGGTTATTATCATACAATTTATGTGAATTTTTATCATCTTGGATTTGAATTTGCTGTGGAAGATTATGGAATCAAAGGAAACAAACGTGTGTTTGCTGCAGCCTATATTCCGCTAGGTTCTTCCTTTCTCATGTCTTTTTACTATACAAAGAAGGGGTTTGATTCGCAAGGAAAAGCTTTTGAAATGGATAATAATACTCAAGCTGCTGCTGAAATTTCTAAAGCATTTGGACCAATTGTCCTAAGGCTTCAAAATTATCGTAAGTATTATCTAGACTCGAGTGAGAAAACTTTCCTTAGTATCGATGAAATTCGTTTTCTTGTATCAGGTGGAATTAGTTTCTAAACAAAAAATACAATAGAGAAGAGAAAGCAAACTCTGTTCGTAGATTGATATTCCCTAATGTCATTGTTTTGTATTGTAACTGGTTAAAATATTTCATATCGTCTTCATTCCAACCTGATTCTGGACCAAAAACAAAAAGTGTGTTTTGCAAATGATCCAAAGGTTCATTGTCGGTTTTGATATCAAATTTCCCGATTCGATCCATCACAAAAACGTTCCCATCCCAAGTCGCAAGAAACTCTTTCCAATTTTTTTTCTGCCCAAACTGAACCATTGGAAAATGTGCATTTCCAGTTTGGCTCATTCCTGTATAAATCCACTGATTCCAATCCTTTGTGTAAATTGGTGAAGTCCAATATTCTTTGTTTTTTGTTTCCGTCGCAAAAAAACTAAGTGAGTTAATTCCGTATGCGCCTGCTAGGTGAAGGATCTTTTTTGCTGTCTGTGGTCTAGGTAACGAAAAAAAACAGTGGATAGGTAAAGGGTTGAACATTAGCGAAACGGATTCTTTTTTGATAAGGATTGATTCGGTTTCCTTGATTTGAAGGACTCGAAACACAAAATTCCCTTCATTCTGAATCACAACCTGCACCTCATCGTCAGGTCTTTTTTTTAAGATGGTTCTGATATGGTTATGACGTTCGTCTGTTAGGGATACTGATTCATCTATACGTAACTCTTCCTTTTGAATCAGTATCCAATTCAAAATTTAAATCTCGATACTCGGTTTTTTAGGTTCTTTGGGTAATATTTCTTCTTCATCTGATTCGATAGATGGTCCTTCAAAATCAGGTGGGAAATCTTTTGGTGATTCTTCTTGGAAAAATGGATCTTGCTGATTGTTTTTTCTGTCCAGATTGGCTTCTGAATTGGACCATTTCCAAACATACAATAAAAGTATGGAAAAAAGAAGAATTGGTATCCATGGAATTTCTTTTTTCTGTTTCCCACGTTTTGATTTTAGATAATCAATCGGTGCATACAGTAAATCAAAAATCAGATCTTTATAATTTTGGAATGTTGGTTTAAATTGAAAAGAGGGGATTTCTACTTCGTGGGAACTGAAACTGTCTTCTTGTTCTATTTCCGGATCAAAAGTAAATCGGTGAGAGCAGACGGGACATTGAACCAAAATGGTTCCCTGCGTAACAGGGAACCGTAACATCGTGGAACAATTCGGACATTGTTTTACGCGATTCAATTAAGAACCTGTATGTTCTTAGTATTTCAAAGAACTTTTCAATGCTTCAACGTTTTTCTTATAATGTTTGTTTGAATCACGATCATTATAATCAAAGATTTTTGTGAATAGTTTATCAAAATAATCTAGGTTTTTGAAATAAAATTGTTTTTTAAAGTTATTTCGAATTGGGTTTGATTTTGTGTTTTCCACGTTTGCAAGAATGTATTTACCAACTCCTTTTTCAGAAGGTGTTTCTGGAGTTCCCCAAACTGGATAATCATCGTGTTGGTAAAACAATTCAATTTTGTCATTATGTGCTGGATCACCATTAGGAGCTACGTCAGCAATCACAGAAATTATCTTATCTTCTAAAACAAAATTGTTTTGGTAAATGTAAGTTCTCACCTTAGTAAGGTTCCGTGGTTGTTCTTTTCTTGGATCTGGATCTGCGTTGTTAGATCCTTCAAAAAAGAGTTCCATTTTTTTGAATTTTGCACCTAAGTTTTTAGAAGATTTTCCATCTTCACTTCCAACAAAATCAAATACTTCAAGGTGCAAACAAGTGTTATCTTGTGCCTCTTGTTTATCTGCTACTTCACAACGTTCTCCGTCTGCACTTGGTTTACCTTTGTACAATACAGTTTTGTGTGGAAGAGTTCTTACTTTCATTTTGAAAAGAACAGTATGAAGGCGAAGGCGTTTGTTCACTTCAGAGATATTATCATCGAGTTCTTTTTCTGTATCAGCCATCGATTTCCCTGATTGAGAAGGATCGATTCCAGCAGAAGTAGAGCCTGTTTCTGAGCTACCAGTTTGAGCGAAAACCCCAATGCTAAGTAGTAAAATGGGGAGAATTAATTTTATTTTCATGTCCGAATCTTCCTAAAAGGTTAATTTGAGGATACCAAGGAACGTCCCATGGGCGTAAACAAATATCCTGTAAATAGTATCGGTAAAATCCTGAATAAGATTGAAGCCGAATCTCTCTCTTTTTAGAGTTTCCATCCAAAATCTGGAAAGGATTCCAAATAAAATGGCAATCCTGGGGCGGTCAACTGTTCCAAATGTTTCCAATTTTTGGTGATCCATCGCCTTTCCACATAATCGCAATAGTCCTTTAAATTCCTCCCTGAGGCTCCTGTTAACAAATCAGCGATCTGTTCCCTTTCCTTCTGGTCCAATTGTTTGGCATATCCCTCCAGGATTTTAGTCCTTTCTTCTCTGTTTGGAAGGGGAAATTTGATTTTTCTGTCAAAACGGGACAAAAGGGCAGAATCAAGGTCCTCTTTACGATTGGTTGCCCCAATGGTGATTGTGCCTGTTTTTTCTGCAAAACCATCCAGTTTTCGAAGTAAAACACTTAGTAAATTCCGTGTGGCTTCATAAAGTCCGTCTTCTCGTGAAGTTGCAAGGGAATCTATTTCATCTAAAAATAAAATACACTTTGGAAACAAAGCGGATGCATCAAATACCATCGCTAGGTTTTGAGAAGATTCTCCGTAGTACTTACTCAATATGGATTCGATGGGAACATAGACCATTGGCACACCACAAAGATGGGAAACTATTTTTGCCATGCTGGTTTTTCCGACTCCAGGTTCCCCTTCAAATAATACTGCCCTCGGTAGGTTTCCTGTTGGTTTCATTCGTGTTAGTTTTGTAATTTCAAGGAATGGTTCTGGTTGTCTGAGGGGGAAAACCAAACTTTCTAAGATTTGTTCTTTTACAGAATCATAACCAAAAACAGAATCAAAACCTAAATCGTTTCCTTTTGCTTTTTCTAAAATGGGATCATAAACTTCCACACCGAGAGGTTCCAAAATAGACCTAGGGTCTTTTGTTGTGCCTCCCTCTAATTTCAAAAATTGAAAAAGATGGATGATTGTTTGTATTTCTTTTGTGGAAAAATCTCCTAACTTCGAACATTCCACTTTGAGGTCTGATTTAAATGAAAATCGAATGCGAAATCTTGCAGATAAGTTCTTTTGCGGTTCGAATAAATTGTCACCTAATGTCTGTAAACTTAAGTAACCATCTTCAAAATTATAAATCCGGAAATTTTCAATGTAGTTCCGAACGATCCCCAGGCAATCTAAGATTTTTTCCTTTCCCACTGCATTTTGGCGGAACCGAAAGATGGTTTCTTCTTTTTCTTGTACAAATTGGTAATTTGCCTGTTTTAGCTCTGTAGCAAATAGGTCTTTGGCCTTAAAAAAATCCAAGGCAGGGGTGGAACTGGACATAAGGAACAAAATAGGGAAGATTGGCTTTTTTTTCAAGGAAGGATTTTGATTTCCTCCGACGAATACATTGTAGAGGTTGTAGGATTATGGGTGAAGGTTCACTATCACAAGAAGACATAGACGCGCTACTCGGTGGATTTAGCGGCGGGAGCACACCTGCGGGTGGTGGTTCTGGCGGAGGTGGTGGTGGACTCGACGACCTGGATGCTTTGGTCGGCGGTGGTGGAGGAGATGACAATGGACCTTCCTTTGCCGACATTGCAGCCGCCCTAGGACCAAGTGCAACCCCAGCACCAACTAGGGGCCAGGCAAAAGCCCAATCCAGTTCAGGTAATAATACTGCAAACCTCAACCTTCTACTGGATGTCACCTTACAACTGACAATTGAACTTGGTAGAACCACAATGTTCATCAAAGATGTTTTACAACTCACTGAAGGGACAGTTGTCGAACTCGACAAAAACATTGGGGAAGAACTCGATATCCTAGCCAATGGAAAACTTGTTGGACGAGGGAAACTCATCGTACTAGATGATTATTACGGAATCCAAATCACCCAGATTGTGGATCCGATGGAA
Protein-coding sequences here:
- the fcpB gene encoding flagellar-coiling protein FcpB; translated protein: MKIKLILPILLLSIGVFAQTGSSETGSTSAGIDPSQSGKSMADTEKELDDNISEVNKRLRLHTVLFKMKVRTLPHKTVLYKGKPSADGERCEVADKQEAQDNTCLHLEVFDFVGSEDGKSSKNLGAKFKKMELFFEGSNNADPDPRKEQPRNLTKVRTYIYQNNFVLEDKIISVIADVAPNGDPAHNDKIELFYQHDDYPVWGTPETPSEKGVGKYILANVENTKSNPIRNNFKKQFYFKNLDYFDKLFTKIFDYNDRDSNKHYKKNVEALKSSLKY
- the fliN gene encoding flagellar motor switch protein FliN produces the protein MGEGSLSQEDIDALLGGFSGGSTPAGGGSGGGGGGLDDLDALVGGGGGDDNGPSFADIAAALGPSATPAPTRGQAKAQSSSGNNTANLNLLLDVTLQLTIELGRTTMFIKDVLQLTEGTVVELDKNIGEELDILANGKLVGRGKLIVLDDYYGIQITQIVDPMERLGGPAFL
- a CDS encoding RsmE family RNA methyltransferase, which gives rise to MNWILIQKEELRIDESVSLTDERHNHIRTILKKRPDDEVQVVIQNEGNFVFRVLQIKETESILIKKESVSLMFNPLPIHCFFSLPRPQTAKKILHLAGAYGINSLSFFATETKNKEYWTSPIYTKDWNQWIYTGMSQTGNAHFPMVQFGQKKNWKEFLATWDGNVFVMDRIGKFDIKTDNEPLDHLQNTLFVFGPESGWNEDDMKYFNQLQYKTMTLGNINLRTEFAFSSLLYFLFRN
- a CDS encoding zinc-ribbon domain-containing protein is translated as MNRVKQCPNCSTMLRFPVTQGTILVQCPVCSHRFTFDPEIEQEDSFSSHEVEIPSFQFKPTFQNYKDLIFDLLYAPIDYLKSKRGKQKKEIPWIPILLFSILLLYVWKWSNSEANLDRKNNQQDPFFQEESPKDFPPDFEGPSIESDEEEILPKEPKKPSIEI
- a CDS encoding AAA family ATPase codes for the protein MKKKPIFPILFLMSSSTPALDFFKAKDLFATELKQANYQFVQEKEETIFRFRQNAVGKEKILDCLGIVRNYIENFRIYNFEDGYLSLQTLGDNLFEPQKNLSARFRIRFSFKSDLKVECSKLGDFSTKEIQTIIHLFQFLKLEGGTTKDPRSILEPLGVEVYDPILEKAKGNDLGFDSVFGYDSVKEQILESLVFPLRQPEPFLEITKLTRMKPTGNLPRAVLFEGEPGVGKTSMAKIVSHLCGVPMVYVPIESILSKYYGESSQNLAMVFDASALFPKCILFLDEIDSLATSREDGLYEATRNLLSVLLRKLDGFAEKTGTITIGATNRKEDLDSALLSRFDRKIKFPLPNREERTKILEGYAKQLDQKEREQIADLLTGASGRNLKDYCDYVERRWITKNWKHLEQLTAPGLPFYLESFPDFGWKL